In Pantoea phytobeneficialis, one genomic interval encodes:
- the nfsB gene encoding oxygen-insensitive NAD(P)H nitroreductase: MTLNDAVARRHTVKAFAAGKNLPDAEIETLLNVLRNSPSSVNSQPWHFVVAATAQGREQIAQSTQGAFVYNGPKVLNASHVIALCMRTDLDDAHLQNVLAQEEQDGRFLKPEAKAGQDKSRRGYVDIHRYEQRDIPQWMEKQVYLALGGLLLGAAMLGIDATPMEGFDQRALDQALGLREKGLTSVVLVSLGYRSDEDFNAALPKSRLPRDEIFTFI, translated from the coding sequence ATGACGCTGAATGATGCCGTGGCGCGTCGCCATACGGTGAAAGCCTTTGCTGCGGGTAAAAACCTGCCGGATGCTGAGATCGAAACCCTGTTGAACGTGCTGCGCAACAGCCCGTCATCAGTCAATTCTCAGCCCTGGCACTTTGTGGTGGCTGCCACGGCGCAAGGGCGCGAGCAGATTGCTCAGTCGACCCAGGGGGCGTTCGTCTATAACGGCCCCAAAGTGCTGAATGCCTCGCACGTTATCGCGCTGTGCATGCGCACCGACCTTGATGACGCGCATCTGCAAAATGTGCTGGCGCAGGAAGAGCAGGATGGCCGTTTTCTGAAACCGGAGGCGAAGGCCGGGCAGGATAAAAGCCGTCGTGGCTATGTAGATATCCATCGCTATGAACAACGTGATATCCCGCAATGGATGGAAAAACAGGTTTACCTGGCACTGGGCGGCCTGCTGCTGGGTGCGGCGATGCTGGGTATTGATGCCACGCCAATGGAGGGTTTTGACCAGCGTGCGCTTGATCAGGCGCTGGGACTGCGTGAAAAAGGGCTGACCAGCGTGGTGCTGGTGTCACTGGGTTATCGCAGTGATGAAGACTTCAACGCGGCGTTACCGAAATCCCGCCTGCCGCGTGACGAGATTTTCACTTTTATTTAA
- a CDS encoding arginase family protein, with translation MTTNTRQFDLWGIPFDGEATLGWPGSRYAPAKVRECARWINMRIQQGKVYCLETDSEMTVGEQLLVDRGDVAVVPSYTLKTFAATRTSVMASIAAGRVPIMIGGDDSLLFPVAQGVHDALPGRIGIIHFDAHLDLMDESDMQGRHSQSSGMRRSLELERIAPTDCIQLCERHFNFPASGKFKHDNDLIHLSAREVLKIGPEETVRRALERVKNADHIFLSFDIDSVDPAYAPGAGAHEPGGITSDQALQMVSMLAPHCAAMAITEVNPTKDVGDMTSTLAAYLAFTFAVYGSQNP, from the coding sequence ATGACAACAAACACACGACAATTTGATTTGTGGGGTATCCCTTTTGACGGAGAAGCCACATTAGGCTGGCCGGGATCACGTTATGCACCGGCCAAAGTGCGCGAGTGCGCACGCTGGATCAACATGCGTATTCAGCAGGGAAAAGTGTATTGTCTGGAAACGGACAGTGAAATGACGGTGGGCGAGCAATTGCTGGTGGATCGCGGGGATGTGGCGGTGGTGCCCAGCTATACCCTGAAAACCTTTGCCGCGACCCGCACGTCCGTAATGGCGTCCATTGCGGCTGGCCGGGTTCCCATTATGATCGGCGGCGACGATAGCCTGCTGTTCCCGGTGGCACAGGGTGTGCATGATGCGCTGCCGGGCCGTATCGGCATTATCCATTTTGACGCGCATCTCGATCTGATGGACGAGAGCGACATGCAAGGTCGCCACAGCCAGTCGAGTGGTATGCGCCGTTCACTGGAGCTGGAACGCATCGCCCCCACCGATTGTATTCAACTGTGTGAACGGCATTTCAACTTCCCGGCTTCCGGCAAATTTAAACACGACAACGACCTGATCCACCTCAGCGCCCGCGAAGTGCTGAAAATCGGCCCGGAAGAGACGGTACGACGTGCGTTGGAACGGGTGAAAAACGCCGATCATATTTTCCTTTCCTTCGATATTGATTCGGTCGATCCGGCTTATGCGCCAGGTGCAGGTGCGCACGAACCGGGCGGTATTACCTCGGATCAGGCATTGCAGATGGTGAGTATGTTGGCTCCCCATTGTGCGGCGATGGCGATTACGGAAGTCAATCCAACCAAAGATGTCGGTGATATGACCTCCACGCTGGCCGCGTATCTGGCCTTTACCTTCGCGGTGTACGGCAGCCAGAACCCTTAG
- a CDS encoding LysR family transcriptional regulator has protein sequence MIRLEDVTLFVRSAALGSFSRAAREADLLPGQVSAAIQRLERELDKRLFARSTRSLRLTAEGEKYLPYAQEMLALMQAGADSLQSQDDALSGELKIALPSDIGRNIVLPLITQFCREHPSLSVRLSLSDQISDVFRDPVDIAIRYGKLDDSSYVALPLAEDNRRVLVAAPAWLDQHGRPEKLEDLAHHHCLLFVMNGHVYDKWTFPQEGMRRQITVKSRLLCDDADVARRWAVAGMGIAYKSWLDVCGDVQAGRLEVVLPHQPGESTPLHLICPHRKQFSPAIRALYQVLRTHLRALTAQLAA, from the coding sequence ATGATTCGACTGGAAGATGTGACCTTATTTGTACGCTCCGCCGCGCTCGGCAGTTTTTCCCGTGCCGCGCGTGAGGCCGACCTGTTGCCTGGCCAGGTAAGCGCCGCGATTCAACGCCTGGAACGCGAGTTGGATAAACGGCTGTTTGCTCGCTCCACGCGAAGCCTGCGATTGACGGCGGAAGGAGAGAAATACCTGCCTTATGCGCAGGAGATGCTGGCACTGATGCAGGCTGGTGCTGACAGTTTGCAAAGCCAGGATGATGCGTTGTCCGGTGAACTCAAGATCGCGCTACCGTCCGATATCGGCCGCAATATCGTGCTGCCGCTGATAACCCAGTTTTGCCGCGAACACCCGTCCCTGTCGGTGCGATTGTCCCTTTCCGACCAGATCAGTGATGTATTCCGTGATCCGGTCGATATCGCTATCCGTTACGGCAAACTTGACGATAGCAGCTACGTTGCGTTGCCGCTGGCGGAAGATAATCGCCGCGTACTGGTGGCCGCGCCTGCCTGGCTCGATCAACATGGCCGCCCGGAAAAACTGGAGGATCTTGCCCACCATCATTGCCTGCTGTTTGTCATGAACGGCCATGTGTATGACAAATGGACCTTTCCACAGGAAGGCATGCGTCGTCAGATTACGGTAAAGAGCCGCTTATTATGTGATGACGCTGACGTGGCGCGCCGTTGGGCGGTGGCAGGAATGGGGATCGCCTATAAATCCTGGCTGGATGTTTGTGGTGATGTACAGGCCGGTCGGCTGGAAGTGGTGCTTCCGCACCAGCCTGGCGAAAGCACCCCACTGCATCTGATCTGCCCTCATCGCAAACAGTTCTCCCCGGCGATTCGCGCCTTGTATCAGGTGTTACGCACCCATCTGCGCGCGCTGACCGCGCAATTGGCGGCCTGA
- a CDS encoding HalD/BesD family halogenase — protein sequence MSESLIRLDLHPLADHNWRERCRTQLNQQGALVLRQFLQPAALQAIIEEGNAQRHLAYHTVSKHNVYLMKPDEALSADHPRNRDVISTKGCITDDAIKADSPLRLLYNDALFQSFLCDVLGEAALYPYADPLSSINLHYAPHGQELGWHFDNSSFAITLLVQKPLAGGVFQYVKDLRDADAGEMNYDGVAAVLDQRQPVDALAIDAGDLVLFRGRNSLHRVTPTEGEVTRMLAVLAYNTAPGIALSETARMTFYGRL from the coding sequence ATGTCTGAGTCTCTGATACGTCTGGACCTGCATCCGCTGGCCGATCACAACTGGCGTGAACGCTGTCGCACGCAGCTCAACCAGCAAGGTGCGCTGGTGTTACGTCAATTTTTACAGCCCGCCGCTCTACAGGCGATCATTGAGGAAGGTAACGCCCAGCGCCATCTGGCTTACCATACCGTCAGCAAACATAACGTCTATCTGATGAAGCCTGATGAGGCATTGAGTGCCGATCATCCCCGCAATCGTGATGTCATCAGTACCAAAGGCTGTATCACCGATGATGCCATTAAGGCGGATTCCCCCCTGCGTCTGCTTTACAATGATGCGCTGTTCCAGTCGTTTTTATGCGATGTATTGGGCGAAGCGGCGCTCTATCCTTATGCCGATCCGCTGTCATCCATCAACCTGCACTACGCGCCACACGGCCAGGAGTTAGGCTGGCACTTCGATAATTCGTCGTTTGCCATCACGCTGCTGGTGCAGAAACCGCTGGCGGGCGGCGTGTTCCAGTACGTGAAAGATCTGCGCGACGCCGATGCCGGTGAGATGAACTATGACGGCGTTGCCGCCGTGCTGGATCAACGTCAACCGGTGGATGCGCTGGCGATTGACGCTGGCGATCTGGTGCTGTTCCGTGGTCGCAATTCACTGCATCGTGTCACGCCAACCGAAGGTGAGGTAACGCGTATGTTGGCGGTGCTGGCTTATAACACCGCCCCAGGGATTGCCTTGTCGGAAACCGCGCGTATGACGTTTTACGGACGGTTATAA
- a CDS encoding sigma-54-dependent Fis family transcriptional regulator encodes MNLSQREHIANVVASVEQATTAQVLNPQGSDAVQASWLRCVNHHGLDPSRLQEARILPAGQLREHRQQLEELRFVAQPGLDKLYQQIAPAGYILLLADAQGVAVDYLGDVNAEISLRRAGLFLGAQWSEALSGTCAVGTALATRQAITIHQTDHFDATHIPLTCSAVPLFDSQGDLQAVLDISALTSPQPRTSQHLVMQLAQQQAQKIENAWLLHRHRHDWVLKLSRNPAWHDIEPEFLLAFDAHGRLTGLNPAARHWLKAHPQPLGLPLSALFPGPMEQLLYTPQLEDISGQQRFYAQTIHPVRPTPATGVTLSPKLAALSGGDPQLDQQLRRATRLLDSSLHVLVQGETGSGKEYFARAFHQASPRCKGPFVAVNCAAIPASLLESELFGHLPGSFSGAGSKARRGLIQAAEGGTLFLDEIGDMPLEMQTRLLRVLSEQEVTPIGARQPQKVDIRVLSASHHPLAQRVADGLFREDLLYRLQGACVHLPPLRERKDINWLIEQMLAGRAQLSDRARQALVNYRWPGNLRELNHALQYALAMCESGVIEWDDLPDTLCFVAPFQPPASDDQHEALLRQLRTVHWNISAAARQLGISRMTLYRRLQRLGIQLPERQ; translated from the coding sequence GTGAATCTGAGCCAGCGCGAACATATCGCCAACGTGGTTGCCAGCGTCGAGCAGGCGACGACGGCGCAGGTGTTGAATCCGCAAGGCAGTGATGCCGTTCAGGCATCCTGGTTACGCTGTGTCAATCACCACGGCCTCGATCCCAGCCGTTTGCAGGAAGCGCGTATTCTCCCTGCGGGGCAGTTGCGTGAGCATCGTCAACAGCTGGAAGAACTGCGGTTTGTCGCGCAGCCGGGCCTGGATAAGCTTTATCAGCAGATTGCCCCGGCCGGTTACATTTTGCTGCTGGCCGATGCCCAGGGCGTTGCCGTTGATTATCTTGGCGACGTTAACGCAGAAATCAGCTTGCGGCGCGCGGGGCTGTTTCTTGGCGCGCAGTGGTCAGAAGCGTTATCCGGCACCTGTGCCGTGGGTACGGCGCTTGCCACGCGGCAGGCCATCACCATCCATCAAACTGACCATTTTGATGCGACTCATATTCCGTTGACGTGCAGCGCCGTGCCGTTGTTCGATTCCCAGGGGGATCTCCAGGCGGTACTCGATATTTCTGCGCTGACCTCACCTCAGCCGCGTACCAGCCAGCATCTGGTGATGCAACTGGCACAGCAGCAGGCACAGAAAATCGAAAATGCCTGGTTGCTGCACCGCCATCGTCACGACTGGGTGCTGAAGCTGAGCCGCAATCCTGCCTGGCATGATATCGAACCGGAGTTTTTGCTGGCGTTTGATGCGCATGGTCGTCTGACAGGACTGAATCCGGCGGCGAGGCATTGGCTGAAAGCGCACCCACAACCGCTTGGGTTACCGCTCTCCGCGCTGTTTCCCGGCCCGATGGAACAGTTGCTTTATACCCCGCAGTTGGAAGATATCAGCGGACAGCAGCGTTTTTATGCGCAGACAATACACCCGGTGCGGCCAACGCCCGCAACAGGCGTGACGTTGTCACCAAAACTCGCCGCGTTAAGCGGTGGCGACCCGCAACTTGATCAACAGCTGCGCCGTGCCACGCGTTTGCTCGACTCATCGCTGCATGTGCTGGTGCAGGGGGAAACCGGTAGCGGTAAAGAGTATTTTGCCCGCGCTTTTCATCAGGCCAGCCCACGATGCAAAGGCCCATTCGTTGCAGTTAACTGTGCGGCAATCCCCGCCAGCCTGCTGGAAAGCGAATTGTTTGGCCATCTGCCCGGCAGCTTTTCCGGGGCGGGGAGTAAAGCGCGACGTGGCCTGATCCAGGCAGCCGAGGGCGGTACGTTGTTTCTGGATGAAATCGGCGATATGCCGCTGGAGATGCAGACACGTCTGCTGCGCGTGCTGTCCGAGCAGGAAGTGACGCCCATTGGGGCGCGGCAGCCGCAAAAGGTGGATATCCGCGTGCTGTCGGCTTCGCACCATCCACTGGCGCAACGGGTCGCTGACGGGTTATTCCGCGAAGATTTGCTTTACCGCCTGCAAGGCGCCTGCGTTCACCTGCCACCACTGCGGGAACGGAAAGATATCAACTGGCTGATTGAGCAGATGCTGGCAGGGCGGGCGCAACTCAGCGATCGGGCACGTCAGGCGCTGGTCAATTATCGCTGGCCGGGGAACCTGCGTGAGCTTAATCATGCGTTGCAGTACGCGCTGGCGATGTGTGAAAGCGGGGTCATTGAGTGGGACGACTTACCTGATACGCTGTGCTTTGTCGCGCCATTCCAGCCGCCTGCGAGCGATGACCAGCACGAAGCGTTGTTGCGTCAACTGCGCACGGTGCACTGGAATATCAGCGCTGCGGCACGCCAGCTCGGTATCAGCCGCATGACACTGTATCGTCGTCTGCAACGGTTAGGTATTCAGTTGCCAGAGCGGCAATAG
- a CDS encoding DUF2817 domain-containing protein has translation MLLPQYTPQRARFLTAAERKGAVITSYAHPLSGPQGESLYTDVALIGPASASRLMLVVSGTHGVEGYYGSDCQIAWLEALDVNALPADSAVLMVHLLNPWGAAHLRRVNEDNIDLNRNFIDFSQPLPANPGYAQWHDIYHGDRTRADQQLTTALAHDGWQAVKRVVEAGQYVADDGFFFGGYQPSWSYRTMQTIIAQHLSRATTLLSFDLHTGAGAWGHPMLLSIAEQHYPAHDWGKDIYGEWLTLLFTGAGRESATGVTATATGYLSQFLLTSLPDTTLLPLVVECGTYAGEEMHQRVREDHWLHLYGDPASAAGQVIKQALVEGFWPADADWRALVAFRTQQIFLRGWRALNTSLT, from the coding sequence ATGTTACTTCCGCAATATACTCCCCAACGTGCTCGCTTCCTGACTGCCGCTGAACGCAAGGGTGCCGTTATCACATCCTATGCCCATCCACTGTCAGGCCCACAAGGTGAAAGCCTCTATACCGATGTGGCGTTAATCGGGCCGGCATCGGCTTCGCGACTGATGCTGGTGGTTTCCGGCACTCATGGCGTGGAAGGTTATTACGGATCGGATTGCCAAATTGCCTGGCTGGAGGCGTTGGACGTCAATGCATTACCGGCAGACAGCGCCGTGCTGATGGTCCATCTGCTCAACCCGTGGGGGGCCGCGCATCTGCGCCGGGTCAATGAAGACAATATCGATCTCAACCGTAACTTTATTGATTTCAGCCAACCGCTACCGGCCAATCCGGGCTACGCGCAGTGGCACGATATTTACCACGGCGACCGCACCCGCGCCGACCAGCAACTGACGACGGCGCTGGCGCATGACGGCTGGCAGGCGGTGAAACGCGTGGTGGAAGCGGGGCAATACGTTGCCGATGACGGTTTCTTTTTTGGCGGCTATCAGCCGAGCTGGTCTTATCGCACCATGCAGACGATCATCGCGCAGCATTTGTCACGGGCCACCACCCTCCTCAGTTTTGATTTGCATACCGGGGCGGGGGCGTGGGGGCATCCGATGCTGCTGTCGATCGCCGAACAACATTATCCGGCCCACGACTGGGGCAAAGATATCTACGGTGAGTGGCTGACGTTATTGTTTACCGGTGCCGGGCGAGAGAGCGCAACCGGTGTGACCGCAACGGCTACCGGGTATCTGTCGCAATTTCTGCTGACCTCATTGCCGGATACCACCCTTCTACCGCTGGTGGTGGAGTGCGGTACCTATGCCGGAGAAGAGATGCATCAGCGGGTGCGGGAGGATCACTGGCTGCATCTGTATGGTGATCCTGCCAGCGCTGCGGGCCAGGTGATTAAGCAGGCGCTGGTGGAAGGCTTCTGGCCAGCGGATGCAGACTGGCGCGCGCTGGTGGCGTTTCGTACTCAGCAGATTTTTCTGCGAGGCTGGCGTGCGCTGAATACATCATTAACATGA
- a CDS encoding ABC transporter substrate-binding protein — MKKSLSIALLLSLTAFTHLAEAQQTLRLGVDPTFPPFESKAADGSLQGFDIDLGNAICAQAKVKCQWVEMGFDSSIPALQAKKFDAILSAMSMTDKRRQQVAFTDMLYNTPSALLAPAASKLTTDVATLRGKTIGVAQGTIQETYAKTKWAPEGVNVVSYPNQMEVYPDLIAGRLDGSLSNAVSAEQGFLTKPEGKDYVIKGTLTDKKIFGDGVGIALRKGDEANLKMINAALAEIHKNGTYDQLTKKYFKFKVYP; from the coding sequence ATGAAAAAAAGCCTGTCCATCGCGTTACTGCTTTCCCTAACTGCTTTTACCCACCTTGCTGAGGCGCAGCAAACTTTACGATTGGGTGTTGATCCCACCTTCCCGCCATTTGAATCGAAAGCCGCCGATGGCTCATTACAGGGGTTTGATATTGACCTCGGAAACGCCATTTGTGCTCAGGCAAAGGTGAAATGCCAGTGGGTAGAAATGGGTTTTGACAGCAGCATCCCGGCGCTCCAGGCAAAAAAATTCGATGCGATTCTGTCTGCGATGTCGATGACGGATAAGCGCCGTCAGCAGGTAGCATTCACTGATATGCTTTACAACACACCGAGCGCATTGCTGGCTCCTGCTGCCAGCAAACTGACGACCGATGTGGCAACCTTGCGTGGCAAAACTATTGGTGTGGCGCAGGGAACTATTCAGGAAACCTACGCGAAAACCAAATGGGCACCGGAAGGGGTTAACGTGGTCTCCTATCCTAATCAGATGGAAGTCTATCCGGATCTGATCGCCGGTCGCCTCGATGGCAGTCTCAGCAATGCGGTCTCTGCCGAACAAGGCTTCCTTACCAAGCCGGAAGGCAAGGATTACGTCATTAAGGGCACCCTGACCGACAAGAAGATTTTTGGTGATGGCGTTGGCATTGCATTACGCAAAGGGGATGAGGCCAATCTGAAGATGATTAACGCGGCGCTGGCGGAAATACACAAAAACGGCACCTACGACCAACTGACGAAAAAGTACTTCAAGTTTAAAGTCTACCCTTGA
- a CDS encoding LysR substrate-binding domain-containing protein, producing MPAQSPRLPKISVIQSFKVAAELGSLAKAAAQLALTPAAVSQQIRQLEEQLGSALFLRTQTGVMLTDTGKEYLRYVTEAFDILHLGQQNIRHAAVAPRLTVYALPALASKWLLPHLADWRAHCPDIDLSLHGTHAQVDFTAIPADFVICFGEDRYPQLDKQWLFHDEVLPVASPALLQHYAAADIFSHAPLIHLDWGNEGRFLPDWRSWFQAKGRIEPTPQPAFSFNLTSLAIDAAVAGAGLLLGQRRLIAAELARGELVVIDELSLPLSKPYFLAWPQRTLSQPGSEAMIGWLRELGATVSQ from the coding sequence ATGCCTGCACAATCGCCGCGTTTGCCGAAAATCAGCGTCATCCAGTCATTCAAAGTGGCGGCCGAATTAGGCAGCCTGGCAAAAGCGGCTGCGCAGCTGGCGTTAACCCCGGCGGCGGTCAGCCAGCAGATTCGCCAACTGGAAGAACAGTTGGGCAGTGCGCTGTTTCTGCGCACACAAACTGGGGTGATGCTGACCGACACCGGCAAAGAGTATTTGCGCTATGTCACGGAAGCATTTGATATTTTGCATCTCGGTCAGCAAAACATTCGCCATGCTGCTGTTGCCCCCAGACTGACGGTTTATGCGTTGCCAGCCCTGGCATCGAAATGGTTATTACCGCACCTGGCTGACTGGCGCGCCCACTGCCCGGATATCGATCTCTCGCTCCACGGCACCCACGCGCAAGTGGATTTCACCGCCATACCTGCCGATTTTGTCATTTGTTTTGGTGAAGACCGTTATCCGCAATTGGATAAGCAATGGCTGTTTCATGACGAGGTACTGCCCGTCGCCAGCCCGGCGCTCTTGCAGCATTATGCCGCGGCTGACATCTTCAGCCACGCGCCGTTGATCCATCTCGACTGGGGCAATGAGGGGCGTTTTCTGCCGGACTGGCGTAGCTGGTTTCAGGCAAAAGGCAGGATAGAACCGACACCACAACCGGCGTTTAGCTTTAACCTGACCTCGCTGGCGATTGATGCCGCAGTGGCCGGTGCCGGATTGCTACTGGGACAGCGTCGCCTGATCGCCGCTGAACTGGCTCGCGGCGAACTGGTGGTGATTGACGAACTGAGTCTGCCTCTCAGTAAACCGTACTTCCTCGCCTGGCCGCAGCGCACCCTGAGCCAACCCGGGAGCGAAGCCATGATTGGCTGGTTGCGTGAGTTGGGGGCGACGGTCAGTCAGTGA
- a CDS encoding ABC transporter permease produces the protein MSWDIIADNLAMYLHGTALTLLLTGVSLVIAFVISVLLALARDSAPRPVRWLIFLYTTAFRGTPLLIQLFLIYYGLAQFDLLRASFLWPWLSSPLVCVLLAFVLNTAAYTTEIFAGGLRHLPTGEIEAAKAFGMSYPTLARRILFPAMLSRSLSLYGNETIMMLHATSLASTVTLMEVTGVARNISLNYYIQFEPYVTAGAIYLVLTLILVMAFRYFEKRYAGYLNGKRS, from the coding sequence ATGAGCTGGGATATTATTGCCGATAACCTTGCGATGTACCTGCACGGTACCGCGCTAACCCTGCTGCTTACCGGGGTATCGCTGGTCATTGCCTTTGTCATTTCGGTGCTGCTGGCACTGGCGCGTGACAGCGCACCACGTCCTGTGCGCTGGCTGATTTTTCTCTACACCACCGCTTTTCGCGGGACACCGTTATTAATCCAGTTGTTTTTGATTTATTACGGTCTGGCGCAGTTTGATTTATTACGTGCCAGTTTTCTCTGGCCGTGGCTCTCCAGCCCACTGGTTTGTGTATTACTGGCGTTTGTCCTTAATACCGCCGCCTATACAACGGAAATATTCGCAGGCGGTTTGCGTCACTTGCCGACAGGGGAAATTGAAGCAGCTAAAGCGTTCGGCATGAGTTACCCGACACTGGCGCGAAGAATATTATTTCCGGCGATGTTAAGCCGTTCACTTTCCTTATATGGCAATGAAACCATCATGATGTTGCACGCCACCTCGCTGGCAAGCACGGTGACATTAATGGAGGTGACTGGAGTGGCGCGTAATATCAGCCTGAATTATTACATTCAGTTTGAACCCTATGTCACCGCTGGAGCAATTTATCTGGTGCTGACACTGATTCTGGTAATGGCATTCCGCTATTTTGAAAAACGCTACGCAGGTTATCTCAACGGTAAGCGTAGTTAA
- a CDS encoding 2,3-butanediol dehydrogenase, whose amino-acid sequence MKAARWYKARDIRVDDIEEPQVTAGKVKIKVAWTGICGSDLHEYIAGPIFVPVEKPHKISHDIAPVVLGHEFSGQVVEVGAGVTKVKPGDRVVVEPILSCGECPACREGKYNLCGDLGFHGLSGGGGGFASFTTVAEHMVHRMPDALSYEQGALVEPAAVALHAVRMSKLKAGDKAAVFGAGPIGLLVIEALRAAGAAEIYVVELSPQRAEKARELGAKVVIDPSKEDAVAKIRELSNGGVDVAYEVTGVPVVLKQCIDSTTYEGETIIVSIWEGEASFHPNKVVLSERSVKGIIAYRHIFPAVMELMAQGYFQADKLVTKRIELADLVEQGFEALVKEKQQVKILVRPPQ is encoded by the coding sequence ATGAAAGCGGCACGTTGGTATAAAGCACGCGATATTCGCGTCGATGATATTGAAGAACCCCAGGTCACTGCCGGTAAAGTTAAAATCAAAGTCGCATGGACCGGCATTTGCGGTAGCGATTTGCATGAATACATCGCGGGTCCGATTTTCGTCCCAGTGGAAAAACCCCACAAAATCAGCCATGACATCGCTCCTGTCGTCCTCGGCCATGAGTTTTCCGGCCAGGTTGTTGAGGTCGGTGCAGGTGTCACCAAAGTGAAACCCGGCGACCGCGTGGTGGTCGAGCCGATCCTCTCCTGTGGCGAATGCCCGGCCTGTCGCGAAGGCAAATACAACCTGTGCGGCGACCTCGGCTTCCACGGTCTGTCCGGCGGTGGCGGCGGTTTTGCCAGCTTCACCACCGTGGCGGAGCATATGGTGCACCGTATGCCAGATGCCCTCTCATACGAACAAGGCGCGCTGGTGGAACCGGCTGCCGTGGCGTTGCATGCCGTGCGCATGAGCAAACTGAAAGCGGGCGATAAAGCCGCCGTGTTTGGTGCCGGCCCGATTGGCTTGCTGGTGATTGAAGCACTGCGTGCCGCAGGCGCTGCCGAAATCTACGTGGTGGAACTGTCCCCTCAGCGCGCAGAGAAAGCGCGTGAACTGGGTGCCAAAGTGGTGATCGATCCCAGCAAAGAAGATGCCGTGGCGAAGATCCGCGAGTTGAGCAACGGCGGCGTGGATGTAGCTTATGAAGTGACCGGCGTTCCAGTGGTGCTGAAACAATGTATCGACAGCACCACCTACGAAGGCGAAACCATCATCGTCTCGATCTGGGAAGGCGAAGCCTCCTTCCATCCCAACAAAGTGGTACTGAGCGAACGTAGCGTCAAAGGTATCATTGCCTATCGCCACATTTTCCCGGCGGTGATGGAACTGATGGCCCAGGGCTACTTCCAGGCCGACAAACTGGTGACGAAACGTATTGAACTGGCCGATCTGGTCGAACAGGGATTTGAAGCGCTGGTGAAAGAGAAACAGCAGGTCAAAATTCTGGTGCGCCCACCGCAGTGA
- a CDS encoding zinc-binding alcohol dehydrogenase family protein yields the protein MKAIVYSQNGLPISDENALYDLDVTKPQPGARDLLVKINAIAVNPVDTKVRAGAPTDQPRILGWDAVGVVEAVGEAVTLFKPGDEVFYAGDITRPGSYAEYGLVDERIAGHKPQSLSAADAAALPLTALTAWELLFDRLEVQPEEHAALLIIGAGGGVGSMLTQLAAKLTGLTVIGTASRPETADWVRSLGAHHVIDHHKPLAEQLAASGIADVRYVASLTHTDSYYPQLIDVLAPQGKLALIDDPESLDVVPLKRKAISLHWELMFTRSLFHTADMQRQHDILQQVSALIDAGTLQTTAGAHHGTINAANLRKAHALIESGRARGKIVLSGF from the coding sequence ATGAAAGCCATTGTTTACAGCCAAAACGGTTTACCGATTTCTGATGAAAATGCCCTCTACGATCTCGATGTGACGAAACCGCAGCCGGGTGCGCGTGACCTGCTGGTGAAAATTAACGCCATTGCCGTTAATCCGGTGGACACCAAGGTGCGTGCCGGTGCGCCAACCGATCAACCTCGCATTCTCGGTTGGGATGCGGTGGGTGTGGTGGAAGCGGTGGGCGAAGCCGTAACCCTGTTCAAACCCGGTGATGAAGTCTTTTATGCCGGTGATATCACTCGCCCCGGCAGTTACGCTGAATATGGCCTGGTGGATGAGCGTATCGCCGGACATAAACCGCAATCGCTGAGCGCCGCTGATGCCGCCGCACTGCCGCTTACCGCGTTGACCGCCTGGGAGTTGTTATTTGATCGCCTGGAAGTGCAGCCAGAAGAACATGCGGCGTTGCTGATTATTGGCGCGGGTGGCGGCGTAGGGTCGATGCTGACGCAACTCGCGGCGAAGCTGACCGGGTTAACAGTGATTGGCACAGCGTCGCGTCCGGAAACGGCAGACTGGGTACGCTCACTCGGCGCACACCATGTTATTGACCACCACAAACCGTTAGCTGAGCAGTTGGCCGCATCAGGCATTGCCGACGTACGCTATGTCGCCAGCCTGACCCATACCGACAGCTACTATCCACAGTTAATTGATGTGCTGGCTCCGCAGGGCAAACTGGCGTTGATTGACGATCCTGAGTCGCTGGACGTGGTGCCGTTGAAGCGTAAAGCCATCTCACTGCACTGGGAATTGATGTTTACCCGCTCGTTGTTCCATACCGCCGATATGCAGCGTCAGCATGATATTTTGCAGCAAGTCAGCGCGTTGATTGACGCAGGAACATTGCAAACCACCGCAGGTGCTCATCATGGCACCATCAATGCTGCCAATCTGCGTAAGGCTCATGCCTTAATCGAAAGCGGCCGAGCACGCGGCAAAATTGTGCTGAGTGGTTTTTAA